A region of Nostoc sp. 'Peltigera membranacea cyanobiont' N6 DNA encodes the following proteins:
- a CDS encoding caspase family protein: MPINSEAEAQAILEKLRQVDAKLNSSQVLFTTDNERDQRKKDAFNEARTKIVAQIRQLENQSLSLLLTGLQSNEASFQKGIDNLNREIEAGNNVARITQAIDSILSVVTAIVIPTRGIGSRKIYVLLVGIDNYPDPKHRLDGCVNDITAITEYLNERFDPQEYQLHLLKLQDEQATREAIINGFRNHLCQAQKDDVVLFYYSGHGSQELAPKEFWHIEPDHLDETLVCYDSRTENGWDLADKELAKLIAEVAEKEPHITIIMDCCHSGSGTKDPMQEAKERRFPADKRERPLDSFIFKLEDLEKLTDSGDRDPEKHPTGWKIPKGRHVLLAACRDYETAKEYPGKFRGYFSYYLLDTLTKTNGKLTYRDLFARTNAIVRSEGREQSPQLEVNDPQDGDKFFLDGAIAPVASYFIVNHDKTSGWVIEGGAVHGVQPPKNGETTLLALFKFDANNDDLRDPSKSVGTAKVTQVLPTKSRIDIEEVENLATDTTFKAVVTNLPLPPLGISFEGDEAGINLAREQLNKAGLNDRPSAYVRESQEIGNADLRLLCHNDQYIIARPTDEHPLVAQIDGYTADSAEKAIKRLEHIARWKTIAQLANTAATQIKAGDVKMELISTDPDLLQSQQMRLQYKYKDGKWQPPEFRLKLTNTTKKPLYCALVNLSDSFSISAPFFESGSIRLQPGESAYALDGEELILEVPDEYWKLGITEYKDIIKLIVSNDEFDARLLNQDQLDAPRPRSRDIESANQSSLERLMARTQNREIKAKSSAVSFDDWYAEEITTTTVRPLESTPVSPGEEQQLGVGVKLQPHPSLKANVRLTTTPQVSRDLGNKILPPILREDPQVTQPFQFTTSRGTDPGLSVLELNDVADHEVVTPDAPLKLLVDAPLADNEYLLPIGYDGEFFLPLGRGQITNDGKTEIILERLPAPVSEGERSLQGAIRIFFQKVISQGLGREFKYPILAVPEITENQQKKVTYRDNEAYVKEQVKNAKRIALYIHGIIGDTESLVSTIKQPVLQPDGQKISISELYDLVLTFDYENLNTSIEQNAQNLKRRLRDVGLGENHGKELHIIAHSMGGLVSRWFIEREGGHKFVQHLIMLGTPNAGSPWSVVEDWVKLTLGITLNSLTIVAPPATVVGTLLGTLEKNIRVSLAQMNPASEFINSLAASDDPGIPYSIIAGNTSIIAAALEEQPEKKSSILKRLQQRLFNKVVELPFFGVPNDIAVKVDSIKSVPTARSHPPYIQEIPCDHMSYFLGEPTEVGLQALISAITRQK, from the coding sequence ATGCCTATTAATTCTGAAGCTGAAGCTCAAGCAATTTTGGAGAAATTAAGACAAGTTGATGCGAAACTTAACTCTTCACAAGTTTTATTCACCACTGATAATGAAAGAGATCAACGTAAGAAAGATGCTTTTAACGAAGCAAGAACTAAAATCGTTGCTCAAATTCGACAACTAGAAAATCAGAGCCTTTCTTTATTATTAACAGGTCTACAATCAAATGAAGCTTCGTTCCAAAAAGGAATAGATAACTTAAACCGCGAAATTGAAGCAGGTAATAATGTAGCGAGGATTACACAAGCAATTGATAGCATCCTGAGTGTTGTCACTGCGATAGTGATTCCCACGCGAGGAATCGGAAGCCGGAAAATATACGTTTTACTGGTGGGAATCGACAACTATCCCGATCCTAAACATCGCCTAGACGGTTGTGTAAATGACATTACAGCCATAACCGAGTATCTAAACGAAAGGTTTGACCCGCAAGAATATCAACTGCATTTACTCAAGCTTCAAGACGAACAAGCAACCCGTGAGGCAATTATTAACGGCTTCCGCAACCATCTTTGTCAAGCTCAAAAAGATGATGTAGTTTTGTTCTACTACAGTGGTCATGGTTCCCAGGAACTAGCACCCAAGGAATTTTGGCACATAGAACCAGACCATCTGGATGAAACTTTAGTCTGTTACGACAGTCGTACCGAGAACGGTTGGGATTTAGCCGATAAGGAATTGGCGAAACTAATTGCGGAAGTTGCAGAAAAAGAACCACACATAACCATCATTATGGATTGTTGTCACTCTGGTTCTGGCACGAAAGACCCCATGCAAGAAGCCAAAGAACGTCGTTTTCCCGCCGATAAGCGAGAACGTCCCTTGGATAGCTTTATTTTTAAACTGGAAGATTTAGAGAAACTTACAGATTCTGGCGATCGCGATCCCGAAAAACACCCCACAGGTTGGAAGATCCCCAAAGGTCGTCATGTCCTGCTAGCGGCTTGTCGAGACTACGAAACAGCCAAGGAATACCCAGGTAAGTTTAGGGGTTATTTCTCCTATTATTTGTTGGATACACTTACCAAGACCAACGGAAAGCTGACATATCGGGATTTATTTGCCCGCACAAATGCTATTGTCCGTAGTGAAGGTAGAGAACAGTCTCCGCAATTGGAAGTGAATGATCCCCAGGATGGTGATAAGTTCTTTCTTGATGGTGCGATCGCCCCAGTTGCATCATACTTCATTGTCAACCATGACAAAACCTCTGGATGGGTAATTGAAGGTGGTGCTGTCCACGGAGTGCAACCACCCAAAAATGGCGAAACTACTTTATTAGCACTATTTAAATTTGATGCTAATAATGACGATTTGCGCGACCCTTCAAAATCTGTAGGTACAGCAAAAGTAACTCAGGTATTGCCAACTAAGAGCCGAATAGATATCGAAGAGGTAGAAAACCTAGCTACTGACACCACTTTTAAAGCAGTCGTCACCAATTTACCATTACCACCTTTAGGGATTTCCTTTGAAGGAGATGAAGCGGGTATAAATTTAGCGCGTGAACAGCTAAACAAAGCCGGACTAAATGATAGACCTTCAGCCTATGTCCGCGAGTCCCAAGAAATCGGCAACGCAGATTTGCGCCTGTTGTGTCACAATGACCAGTACATCATAGCCAGACCCACAGATGAGCATCCCCTAGTAGCTCAAATTGATGGTTACACCGCAGACAGCGCAGAGAAAGCAATTAAACGCTTAGAACATATTGCCCGATGGAAAACAATTGCTCAACTTGCAAATACTGCGGCGACTCAGATTAAAGCTGGTGATGTGAAGATGGAACTCATATCTACTGATCCTGACTTATTGCAATCACAACAGATGCGTTTGCAGTACAAATATAAGGACGGTAAGTGGCAACCACCGGAATTTAGACTGAAACTTACCAATACAACTAAAAAACCTCTTTACTGTGCTTTAGTCAATCTTTCAGATAGTTTTTCCATTAGCGCCCCATTTTTTGAATCTGGTAGCATCAGGTTGCAACCAGGAGAATCAGCTTATGCTTTAGATGGAGAAGAATTGATCCTCGAAGTCCCAGACGAGTATTGGAAACTGGGAATTACCGAGTACAAAGACATAATTAAATTGATTGTTAGCAATGACGAATTTGATGCCAGATTGCTAAATCAAGATCAACTAGATGCTCCTCGACCTAGATCAAGAGATATAGAATCTGCAAATCAAAGTAGTCTTGAACGTTTAATGGCTCGGACGCAAAATCGTGAAATCAAAGCCAAAAGTAGCGCAGTCAGTTTTGACGATTGGTACGCAGAGGAAATCACAACTACCACAGTCCGCCCCTTGGAATCTACCCCAGTTTCCCCAGGAGAAGAACAACAATTAGGAGTAGGGGTGAAATTACAACCTCATCCCAGCTTAAAGGCAAATGTTCGCCTCACAACTACACCACAAGTCAGTCGGGATTTGGGTAATAAAATTTTGCCTCCCATCCTACGGGAAGATCCCCAAGTAACTCAACCTTTCCAATTTACTACCAGTCGCGGCACAGACCCAGGATTAAGTGTATTGGAACTGAACGACGTTGCAGACCATGAAGTCGTTACCCCAGATGCACCTCTGAAGTTGTTAGTTGATGCACCCCTAGCAGATAATGAATATCTGCTTCCCATAGGTTATGACGGTGAATTTTTCTTACCTCTAGGGCGTGGTCAAATAACTAACGACGGTAAAACAGAAATTATCCTCGAAAGATTACCAGCACCCGTAAGTGAGGGAGAACGCAGCCTGCAAGGTGCAATCCGCATCTTCTTTCAAAAAGTAATCAGCCAGGGTTTGGGACGAGAATTTAAGTATCCAATATTGGCAGTACCTGAAATAACAGAGAATCAGCAAAAGAAAGTAACTTATCGTGACAATGAAGCTTATGTTAAAGAGCAGGTAAAAAATGCCAAACGAATTGCTCTCTATATCCACGGAATTATCGGCGATACGGAAAGTTTAGTATCTACTATTAAACAGCCTGTATTGCAACCAGATGGGCAAAAAATTTCCATCAGCGAACTTTACGACTTAGTGCTTACCTTTGATTATGAAAATTTGAATACTTCTATTGAGCAGAATGCCCAAAATTTAAAACGACGGCTCAGAGATGTAGGTTTAGGAGAAAACCACGGTAAAGAACTACACATTATTGCTCACTCAATGGGTGGTTTAGTATCTCGTTGGTTTATTGAACGGGAAGGTGGGCATAAATTTGTCCAACACCTAATTATGTTGGGTACACCAAACGCCGGTTCTCCTTGGTCTGTGGTGGAAGATTGGGTAAAACTGACTCTGGGTATTACACTCAACAGTCTTACTATAGTTGCTCCCCCGGCAACAGTAGTAGGTACGTTGCTTGGTACATTAGAAAAAAATATCCGGGTGTCTCTAGCCCAAATGAACCCAGCTTCGGAATTTATCAATTCTCTTGCAGCTAGTGACGACCCTGGTATTCCTTACTCAATTATTGCTGGTAATACTTCTATTATTGCCGCAGCATTAGAAGAACAACCAGAGAAAAAGTCCAGTATCTTGAAACGGCTACAACAACGTTTATTTAATAAGGTAGTAGAATTGCCTTTCTTTGGTGTACCGAACGATATAGCTGTAAAAGTGGATAGTATCAAGAGTGTTCCTACCGCGCGATCGCATCCTCCCTACATTCAAGAAATACCTTGCGACCACATGAGTTATTTCCTGGGCGAACCTACTGAAGTTGGGTTACAAGCTTTGATTTCTGCGATTACAAGGCAGAAATAA
- a CDS encoding nSTAND1 domain-containing NTPase gives MSKSKYEFKHNLAIIIGINEYSNGIPPLKTPVNDALKLGEILQSIYKYDVQLLLDSQATLEGLNSLLAAFKQKTLPLANETVQVTENDRVLFYFAGHGIVPADGLENKGDPLGYLVPQDARGDILLQEQVEISKVLLPMQALHDALAELPCRHMLVILDCCFAGAFRSSLYRDIVPARKVFKQRFDRFIKDRAWQALASAAHDQKAIDYLGCFGQRGNIGGHSPFAEALFEGLQGAADTTLREGDGIITATELYCYLRDKIEELTEDHHNRQTPGLFQLKKHDKGEYIFLLPNFNQEKLENAPALNPENNPYRGLKSYEEEDSQLFFGRDELVKQLYDRINKPNNPLTVVLGVSGSGKSSIVKAGLVPYLRATYAEEWHIIPTARPGESPFTALAEAVLRTNDLTSAGKLDSINTLSDILKQAPKQFINVVAQSQEVSADVKLLLVIDQFEELITICKQQEREQFLDFLAQVVDAYPQQLRLVLTLRSDLEPRFLDSALKSHWTGARFATRAMRSDELRQAIERPALEKMLDFDPPKLVDQLIDEVGQMPGALSLLSFTLSELYIKCIQRESRTLSKTDYEALGGVAGSLTHRATEEYNKLDEAQRVTMRRVMLRMVTIEGGESARRRVPLSELVYPYDAENKRVEEVIKRLSEARLIVGGGEKGTEPYVEPAHDALVVRGWNKLQEWKNEEQENWVLQQRLTPAANDWDRNNGPTGLLLPDGDRLNQLEKILALANNWLNQRETEFIKNSIEYRDIQQKQAKELRLRAELRQKAARIQNSLTVQPVYALIQAIQVIGQNLEELPDEILSPVQSSLLSAIQVSKERNFLKGHEDKVRAVAFSSDGQTIASSSEDKTVRLWNIQGNLLGVFWGHEDFVKSVAFSPDGQTIVSGGFDETLRLWDLQGNQITKPLRGHEGRIFCVAFSPDGRYIVSSGQDKTVRLWNRLGELMSIFLGHDDFVRSVAFSPDGQTIISGSHDKTLRLWDLEGNQIDEVLEAHDGPVNSVAFSPDGQTIVSGGEDNTVKLWNRQGKLINEPFRKHGGGVNSVAFSPDGQTVVSGSSDGTVQLWNRQGTPMGKPFRHDDLVAAVAFSPCGQIILSGGADKTVRLWDIRDNLISKFFLGHERIVNSVAFSPCSYTIVSSSSDGTLRLWDVQGNQIGEPFRWGHQDSVFEGVAFSPNEKTIVSGHNDGTVRLWDIQGNQMGEPFRGHKYAVGPVAFSPDGNYIVSGGADTSSEALDNTVRLWDLKGNQIGEPFQGHDYVVNSVAFSPNGQYIVSSSGDLRLWDLQGNQIGEPFQGHQNWVEGVAFSPDGQYIVSGSWDKTLRLWDLQGNQIGEPFLGHEESVYGVAFSPNGQYIISGSADKTLRLWDLKGNQIGEPFQGHEHDVRSVAFSHDGQYIVSGSWDKTLRLWSCGSWKTWLQVACDRLRHHPVFKNPKKGSIEEAAWETCQKYVWNKNEASAILHE, from the coding sequence GTGTCCAAATCCAAGTATGAGTTTAAACACAACCTTGCCATAATTATTGGTATTAATGAATACTCAAATGGTATTCCACCACTAAAGACACCTGTTAATGACGCTTTAAAGTTGGGCGAAATTCTCCAAAGTATTTATAAGTACGATGTTCAGCTTTTACTAGACTCACAGGCTACTCTGGAAGGTTTAAACTCTTTACTTGCAGCTTTCAAACAGAAAACATTACCTTTAGCTAACGAAACTGTACAGGTAACAGAAAATGATCGGGTTCTGTTCTACTTTGCCGGACACGGAATAGTCCCCGCAGATGGACTAGAAAACAAGGGCGATCCACTTGGCTATTTGGTTCCTCAGGATGCGAGAGGAGATATTCTCCTGCAAGAACAAGTAGAAATTAGCAAAGTTCTTCTGCCCATGCAAGCTTTGCATGATGCTTTGGCAGAACTGCCTTGTCGTCATATGCTGGTTATTCTCGACTGCTGTTTTGCTGGGGCGTTTCGGTCTAGTTTGTATCGAGATATTGTACCTGCGCGAAAAGTGTTTAAGCAACGTTTTGACCGCTTTATTAAAGATAGAGCATGGCAAGCACTTGCATCTGCTGCTCACGACCAAAAGGCGATCGATTATTTGGGTTGTTTTGGACAGAGGGGAAATATCGGCGGACACTCACCTTTTGCCGAAGCTTTGTTTGAAGGGTTACAAGGTGCTGCGGATACAACTTTACGCGAAGGTGACGGCATTATCACCGCCACTGAGCTTTATTGCTACCTGCGGGACAAAATTGAGGAACTTACTGAAGACCATCACAATCGTCAAACCCCTGGTCTATTTCAACTGAAAAAGCACGACAAAGGGGAGTATATTTTTTTACTACCTAACTTTAATCAGGAGAAGTTAGAGAATGCACCTGCACTAAATCCAGAGAATAACCCCTACCGAGGGTTAAAGAGTTACGAAGAAGAAGATTCTCAATTATTCTTTGGCAGAGATGAACTGGTAAAACAACTATATGACCGCATCAATAAACCTAACAACCCGCTAACTGTAGTTTTGGGAGTTTCCGGTTCTGGCAAGTCAAGCATCGTCAAGGCTGGGTTGGTTCCCTACTTACGAGCTACTTATGCAGAGGAGTGGCACATTATACCGACTGCTCGACCAGGCGAGTCTCCTTTCACTGCTTTAGCAGAGGCAGTTTTGCGAACAAACGATCTAACTAGCGCAGGCAAACTCGATTCAATTAATACTCTAAGCGATATTTTAAAACAAGCGCCCAAGCAATTTATCAATGTTGTCGCCCAGTCGCAAGAAGTTTCTGCCGACGTGAAGTTACTGTTGGTCATTGACCAATTTGAGGAGCTAATTACAATCTGTAAGCAACAAGAGCGAGAGCAATTCTTAGATTTCCTTGCTCAAGTTGTTGATGCTTATCCCCAACAGTTGCGTTTGGTATTGACCTTGCGCTCTGATCTTGAACCCCGTTTTTTAGATTCTGCCCTAAAGTCACACTGGACAGGTGCTCGCTTTGCGACACGAGCCATGAGGTCTGATGAATTAAGGCAAGCGATTGAAAGACCAGCTTTAGAAAAAATGCTGGATTTTGACCCACCAAAATTGGTTGACCAGTTGATTGACGAAGTAGGGCAAATGCCAGGGGCGCTATCGCTGTTGTCTTTTACACTTAGTGAACTATATATAAAATGTATCCAGCGGGAAAGCAGAACTTTAAGTAAAACAGATTACGAAGCATTGGGGGGAGTTGCGGGTTCTCTGACACATAGAGCAACTGAAGAATACAACAAACTAGATGAAGCACAGCGAGTGACGATGCGTCGGGTGATGCTGCGGATGGTGACAATTGAGGGTGGGGAATCAGCAAGGCGACGGGTGCCTTTATCTGAGTTGGTGTACCCATACGACGCAGAAAATAAGCGCGTGGAGGAAGTTATTAAACGTCTTTCTGAAGCTCGCCTGATTGTCGGCGGAGGGGAAAAAGGGACTGAACCCTATGTAGAGCCTGCCCATGATGCCTTGGTAGTACGAGGATGGAACAAGTTGCAGGAGTGGAAAAACGAGGAGCAGGAAAATTGGGTACTGCAACAGCGTTTAACCCCTGCGGCTAATGATTGGGATAGAAATAACGGACCTACTGGTTTGCTGTTACCTGATGGCGATCGCCTTAATCAATTGGAGAAGATACTTGCGTTAGCTAATAATTGGTTGAATCAGCGAGAGACGGAGTTTATTAAGAACAGTATTGAGTACAGAGATATTCAACAAAAGCAGGCTAAAGAACTTCGCTTAAGGGCAGAGCTACGACAGAAAGCAGCCAGAATCCAAAATTCTCTAACCGTACAGCCTGTATACGCTTTAATACAGGCAATTCAAGTCATTGGCCAGAATTTAGAAGAATTGCCAGATGAAATTCTCAGCCCAGTACAGTCCAGTCTACTTAGTGCAATACAAGTATCTAAGGAACGTAATTTTCTAAAAGGGCATGAGGATAAAGTTAGGGCTGTCGCTTTTAGCTCAGATGGTCAAACAATTGCTAGTAGCAGTGAAGATAAAACTGTGCGTTTGTGGAATATTCAGGGTAACCTACTAGGGGTTTTCTGGGGACATGAGGATTTCGTTAAGTCCGTCGCTTTTAGTCCAGATGGTCAGACCATTGTTAGTGGCGGTTTTGACGAGACCTTGCGGTTGTGGGATCTACAGGGCAATCAAATTACTAAGCCGTTGCGAGGACACGAAGGTAGAATCTTTTGTGTCGCCTTTAGTCCAGATGGTAGATATATTGTCAGTAGCGGTCAGGACAAAACTGTACGGTTATGGAACCGACTAGGGGAGCTAATGTCCATCTTCCTTGGTCATGATGATTTTGTCAGGTCTGTTGCTTTTAGCCCAGATGGACAAACAATCATCAGTGGTAGTCACGATAAAACCTTACGGTTGTGGGATCTAGAAGGCAACCAGATTGACGAAGTGTTGGAAGCTCATGATGGTCCTGTCAATTCTGTCGCATTTAGCCCAGACGGACAAACAATCGTTAGTGGTGGTGAAGATAACACTGTTAAATTGTGGAATCGTCAAGGCAAACTGATTAACGAACCCTTTCGGAAGCATGGAGGTGGTGTGAATTCTGTTGCCTTTAGTCCAGATGGGCAAACTGTTGTCAGCGGTAGTTCTGATGGAACAGTGCAGTTATGGAATCGACAAGGGACGCCGATGGGCAAGCCTTTCCGTCATGATGACTTAGTTGCTGCTGTAGCATTCAGTCCCTGTGGACAAATAATCCTCAGTGGCGGTGCTGACAAAACTGTGCGGTTATGGGATATTCGGGACAATTTAATTAGCAAATTTTTTCTGGGACACGAACGAATCGTCAATTCTGTCGCCTTTAGCCCATGCTCCTACACCATTGTTAGCAGTAGTTCAGATGGAACCTTGCGATTGTGGGATGTTCAAGGCAACCAAATTGGCGAGCCGTTCCGGTGGGGGCATCAAGACTCGGTTTTTGAGGGAGTTGCCTTTAGCCCTAATGAAAAAACTATCGTAAGTGGTCATAACGATGGCACAGTGCGGTTATGGGATATTCAAGGCAACCAAATGGGTGAGCCGTTCCGGGGGCATAAGTATGCAGTTGGGCCAGTTGCCTTCAGTCCAGATGGAAATTACATTGTTAGCGGTGGCGCTGACACATCCAGCGAAGCTTTAGACAATACCGTGCGGTTGTGGGATCTCAAAGGGAATCAAATTGGCGAGCCGTTTCAGGGGCATGATTATGTTGTGAACTCCGTCGCCTTCAGCCCCAATGGTCAGTACATTGTTAGTAGTAGTGGAGACTTGCGGTTGTGGGATTTGCAGGGTAATCAAATAGGGGAGCCATTCCAAGGGCATCAGAATTGGGTTGAGGGAGTCGCTTTTAGTCCTGATGGTCAGTATATTGTCAGTGGTAGTTGGGATAAGACATTGCGATTGTGGGATCTTCAGGGCAATCAAATTGGCGAACCGTTTTTGGGGCATGAAGAATCAGTTTATGGAGTCGCCTTTAGTCCCAATGGTCAATATATCATTAGTGGTAGTGCAGACAAAACCTTGCGATTGTGGGATCTCAAAGGAAACCAAATTGGCGAGCCATTCCAGGGACATGAACATGATGTTAGATCCGTAGCTTTCAGTCACGATGGTCAGTATATTGTCAGTGGTAGTTGGGATAAGACATTGCGATTGTGGTCTTGTGGCAGTTGGAAGACCTGGCTTCAAGTTGCTTGCGATCGCCTACGTCATCACCCAGTTTTCAAAAATCCTAAAAAGGGCAGCATTGAGGAAGCAGCCTGGGAAACTTGTCAAAAATACGTCTGGAATAAAAACGAAGCATCTGCGATCTTACACGAGTAA
- a CDS encoding GIY-YIG nuclease family protein: MSALTLVNSCVLSRNLFQKSNRNPIAWLLSWADSNVQLITPGKKRISLERDIKPNKAFVYFIFNSDSYAIKIGRATDVEKRLQSLQTSSPVPLKILKTIPIDSIKKAQEVETYLHTKFRHLKMSGEWFRADPELRNYITRCDESYFQNSCLIQPQPRSSIRLSEL, encoded by the coding sequence TTGTCTGCTCTTACACTTGTAAACTCTTGCGTATTATCTCGTAATCTTTTTCAAAAATCAAATAGGAATCCTATAGCATGGCTGCTGTCATGGGCAGATAGCAATGTTCAATTAATAACTCCAGGTAAAAAACGTATCTCTCTAGAGCGAGACATAAAGCCCAATAAAGCTTTTGTCTATTTTATTTTTAACTCTGATAGCTATGCTATTAAAATTGGTAGAGCTACCGATGTTGAGAAGCGATTACAATCTTTACAAACCAGCAGTCCAGTTCCTTTGAAAATTCTGAAAACCATACCAATAGATAGTATTAAAAAAGCTCAGGAAGTTGAAACCTATCTTCATACCAAATTTAGACATTTAAAAATGAGTGGAGAATGGTTTAGGGCAGACCCTGAGTTAAGAAATTATATTACTCGCTGTGATGAATCATACTTCCAAAACTCTTGTTTAATACAACCTCAACCCAGGTCTAGCATTAGGCTATCAGAACTTTAA
- a CDS encoding IS630 family transposase (programmed frameshift) has product MINQHLQTATLPGGVATAIAELQDFIAACRDAREARKALAVKLVYQDYLYEEIQAILDVSLGSITGWKQAYEEDGINGLCLNYKGRKSYLSTQQQEEVLSWLQTKNCWELGELEYKLAFEYDVIYESKQSYYDLFDAAGISWKKTTKLNPKADENAVAGKKKEIATLLANHREEIETGLLRVLLLDECHLLWGDLSGYVWGKTDQEIAVPVVNERDKQTYYGAVDYLERELLLKAYDSGNSKNTIDYLQYLLAHSPNQRLLILWDGASYHRSNEVRGFLDEVNLGLPAEQWKIHCVRFAPNCPEQNPIEDIWLQAKTWVRRFCALIPKFSHLKWMFEWFIRHTTFDFPTLQMYGVFSKIK; this is encoded by the exons ATGATAAATCAGCATCTACAAACGGCAACACTACCTGGAGGAGTGGCAACTGCGATCGCTGAGTTACAAGATTTTATAGCAGCTTGTCGTGATGCCCGTGAGGCAAGAAAAGCTTTGGCAGTCAAATTGGTTTACCAAGATTACTTGTACGAAGAAATCCAAGCTATTTTAGATGTGTCTCTAGGCTCGATAACAGGCTGGAAACAAGCCTATGAGGAAGATGGAATTAATGGACTGTGCTTGAACTACAAAGGGAGAAAGAGCTACCTGAGTACTCAACAGCAAGAAGAAGTATTGAGTTGGCTGCAAACTAAAAACTGCTGGGAGCTAGGTGAACTAGAGTACAAATTAGCTTTTGAGTACGACGTAATTTATGAATCAAAGCAAAGTTACTACGACCTGTTTGATGCAGCAGGAATTAGCTGGAAGAAAACCACAAAATTAAATCCCAAAGCCGACGAGAATGCTGTCGCAG GCAAAAAAAAAGAGATTGCAACACTGCTGGCAAACCACCGAGAGGAAATTGAAACAGGCTTATTGAGAGTGTTGCTGCTTGATGAATGCCATTTGCTATGGGGAGATTTAAGTGGATATGTTTGGGGGAAAACTGACCAAGAAATAGCAGTTCCAGTTGTGAACGAACGAGATAAACAGACATACTATGGAGCAGTTGACTATCTCGAACGAGAATTGCTACTAAAAGCCTACGATAGCGGAAATTCTAAAAATACTATTGATTACCTACAGTATTTGCTAGCTCACTCCCCCAACCAGCGATTGCTAATTTTGTGGGATGGCGCTAGTTATCACCGTTCCAACGAAGTTCGAGGCTTCTTAGATGAGGTAAATCTTGGTCTACCAGCCGAGCAATGGAAAATACACTGCGTTCGCTTTGCTCCTAATTGTCCAGAACAAAACCCTATCGAGGATATTTGGTTGCAAGCTAAAACATGGGTTCGACGTTTCTGTGCCTTAATCCCAAAATTCTCGCATTTGAAGTGGATGTTTGAGTGGTTTATTCGACACACTACCTTTGATTTCCCCACTCTTCAGATGTACGGAGTTTTTTCAAAAATCAAATAG
- a CDS encoding helix-turn-helix domain-containing protein, protein MEDINLWELPFVALEDRNSLPDEPCVYLAIDKDNSVLYVGMSDNLRQKWKSHPKLEALSRLEGVKISYIRTEAELLRKLENALIKVFKPPLNLTEAPKKGIAALREKIGLTQKQLGDLVGVDTSTIRNWEYGKGSETFAKVARLCKVLECDIEDLFEEEAV, encoded by the coding sequence ATGGAGGATATTAATTTATGGGAGCTGCCATTTGTGGCACTTGAAGACAGAAACTCATTGCCGGATGAGCCTTGTGTTTACTTGGCAATCGATAAAGATAACTCGGTGCTGTACGTGGGTATGTCAGACAATTTAAGGCAGAAATGGAAAAGCCATCCTAAGCTAGAAGCCTTAAGTCGTCTTGAAGGCGTTAAAATCTCGTACATTAGAACCGAAGCTGAATTACTCAGAAAGCTAGAAAATGCCCTAATCAAAGTTTTCAAACCTCCGTTGAACTTAACGGAAGCACCTAAAAAAGGCATTGCAGCTTTAAGAGAAAAAATTGGATTAACTCAAAAGCAACTAGGTGATTTAGTTGGAGTTGATACTTCGACAATCAGAAATTGGGAATATGGCAAAGGATCAGAAACTTTTGCAAAAGTAGCAAGACTTTGTAAAGTGCTGGAATGTGATATTGAAGATTTGTTTGAGGAAGAAGCAGTGTGA
- a CDS encoding DUF1392 domain-containing protein — protein MIDNINALKTSWYLSPPWGQTIPPVAVNLLERVFLRTTRRFGYCCGMQWKHECWIYSIDCRNEILHATQNQIIGTGELEAIKVQKPAFVLGERVILCSHDKGTKQRLILGIALVHNSWFYLVELMSPTLINTPTISNRFSLVGEKSLLRVNA, from the coding sequence ATGATTGACAACATTAACGCACTGAAAACCAGTTGGTATCTCTCCCCACCTTGGGGACAAACAATTCCACCTGTTGCAGTTAATTTACTGGAGAGAGTTTTTCTAAGAACTACAAGGAGATTCGGTTACTGCTGCGGTATGCAATGGAAACACGAATGTTGGATTTATTCAATTGATTGCCGCAATGAAATACTCCACGCCACACAGAACCAAATCATCGGGACTGGAGAATTAGAAGCCATCAAAGTGCAAAAACCTGCTTTTGTTTTGGGCGAAAGAGTGATCCTCTGTTCTCACGACAAGGGAACAAAACAACGGCTGATTTTGGGGATTGCGCTAGTGCATAATTCTTGGTTTTACCTTGTTGAATTGATGTCGCCAACGTTAATTAATACACCAACTATATCAAATCGTTTCTCACTGGTTGGTGAAAAAAGTTTGCTGCGGGTGAATGCTTGA